TAGAAATCACAAAGTGATATCACTTCActcataattattatattatctcAAATTAGGAACAAGACTTACCTTTGTACAGAGTATTGGTTTCTGTATATAATGTACCACAGTATGAAATCCTTCACAATGTTGTCTTTGCCTTTTACACTTTGTGGGAAATCAAAACACCCAGCAGTCTGCAGCAAGCTTTCATACTTCTCAATCAGTGCGTGCAATTCATCTAGTGATTCTGCACTTGATATCTGGGGTAAATGGTTGCAATTAGAttacaaataacacacacacacacacacacacacacacacacacacatatatatatatatatatatatatatatatatatgtgtgtgtgtgtgtgtgtgtgtgtgtgtgtgtgtgtgttatttgtaatctaatcaaaaaaaatatatattgtgcctttaaataaacaaacaaataaatgacttaAAAGAAACTTAACGCACCTCAATTAAAGCTGCCTTCATGGTTTCATCTGTTACATCCTCAACTGTTCCATTAATGTCAGTCCTACCAATGAGGTAATCATACAGCATGTTCGATAAAAAGCGAGGACCTGGACCACCATGTACAATAGAGACTGCAATCATCCGGCCAGCAAGGAAGTACTCATCTTCTCTGAAAGCTacaggaaaatatattttttctagaCTAAGTGAAAAAAGACAGTAATGTAAATTATTAAGCAGTTACAAGCTTGAAGTAAATAATTTACCTGCATTATTAAAGGTGAGAAATCTCCCGTTTTCTGGTCCATCAAAAATTCGCCGTGCTTTTAAACAGTCTATTAGGAGGGTTAGAAACTCACGTTTTGGACCACCTGTGTCAACTGCATCTTCAGTTGAGCCTTCATCACCTGTGAATTTGACAAGCATGTCATGCAATGGATCATATGATGCACGTTTAAAACCACGAACTGCTCCATCCCAAATATTTGCTCGATTTATGTTGAATCTACTGCAAGACGTCCTTATGATCTTCTGTGAGAGATCTGACACAATGTCTGCAGCAGAGATTGCATCTGAGCTGTAAAACACAGATTTCGATTAAGCCAATCAATCATGATGCTATAAAAATGGAGTGAATAATTTAGAAAcaacataattaataaattacatcCATTCCTCTTCAACATGTTGTGTACTCTGGTCTGACCCTTCTGAATCACTTTCAATCACTATTGGTGCATACAGACGTGTGTAATTACTGTAAAGACAGCATAAAATGCATACAAAATAATTGTAgactaaaacattaaaattagtttaaagcaatttattttttaactacaaTCTAgttaaaaaaaagctatttaactACAAACTTACGTGTAGCATTTTTGTTGGTCACGTACATGTTCTTGTATGTTGGTTCTGATTTTTCCTGCTTCCTTGATTTGTCAGAAagagaacacatttttaaattaaaacctgtttttaattaatattacataaaccacataaaaaaaatgaatttcgGATTTGTTGTAACAAACTAAAGGCTTGTGCACACCAGGCCAACTTTCACTCATGGTTATGACCAATGCCTTATGACTAAACAAAGggagacagttttttttttcttttttttttggtttgcttCACAAACTGCAGAAAATACTGGTCAACCAATAAGCTTTGCAATTTGGTTCCAATGCTTGGACCTGCTGAACTTACAGCAAATCATGACTTGTAGATCATCAAGCATAAAATGGTTTTGTGGCACTCTGCTCTGTCACACATTGAAAACTTGCCTGTTCCTTCTGAGGCCCTTATACACTCACAAAAAGTACTGCATTTACCCCCAGAAAAGCCTGATCTGAGGCCAGTATGCAGCAAGGACAATTCTGTTAATAATGCACAAGCAGTGCTTCATGCTTGCAGTGCAGAGCCCTGAGCGTATACTATACCTTTGTTcaataaaaatttgaaaaagtgGAGTGTGTTGGTCTGAAAAGATGTTGGTAATGGGATATTGTTACACTGCCTGCCTCACTCCCATTCAAATTATACCACAGATAAAATAGGATTTGACTGCAAGTTTTATTTTACCTTTCTTTCATACACATAGGCTgacaaacaagtaaatacattTGACAAACATCAATATGTTTTAACGAATGAGTAAAAACTGTCTTTCTTCTGTATGACAAGTGATTGTCAGGTGTAATGGgatatttctgtttttcattAAGCAACTTTTGTTTGCACATTCACTTAGCTCAATGCCAGCAAAAATCACTTAGGTATGAATACCTTTTAGGTATGAAAACATCTCGGAAATACACTAAAAATCGTATTGGTGTGCATCAGCCTTAAAGTTGTAATGTACATAAGTTGTAACATAGGTTAACTTACTTGTTCCTGAACAGGCAAAGAGTGATCAGGTGGTCTAAAAAAAGAACAACCAAAGATTATTTTGTGCAACACTTGCACTTCAGAAAATGTCCTCTTAACTTTACTAAG
This sequence is a window from Danio rerio strain Tuebingen ecotype United States chromosome 16, GRCz12tu, whole genome shotgun sequence. Protein-coding genes within it:
- the LOC110439008 gene encoding G2/M phase-specific E3 ubiquitin-protein ligase-like isoform X2, which produces MKFRAIKEKERKTFFTKKSHASKKDKEVKIYIGSMERHCGVLKPLKGKRLPLEVETNWTSEQVLIAGQKKVKDFNQDMEDGPYVLLYPDGSEVKNIPGTNTPFKLQLYKEAIGKAYQRITLYICTVEDFFATDCNEDSSSEDSVVQVKFTSHSQHDENDTLIWDSADEAGSSSHQPPDHSLPVQEQEAGKIRTNIQEHVRDQQKCYTNYTRLYAPIVIESDSEGSDQSTQHVEEEWISDAISAADIVSDLSQKIIRTSCSRFNINRANIWDGAVRGFKRASYDPLHDMLVKFTGDEGSTEDAVDTGGPKREFLTLLIDCLKARRIFDGPENGRFLTFNNAAFREDEYFLAGRMIAVSIVHGGPGPRFLSNMLYDYLIGRTDINGTVEDVTDETMKAALIEISSAESLDELHALIEKYESLLQTAGCFDFPQSVKGKDNIVKDFILWYIIYRNQYSVQRFRDGLSTLDVINALEQHPIAFRPYMCYSVDSLTSVSLEDVFKPQLSEPGSTRRQEETRILGYWRDYLLDTGDKGLNIIFYCC
- the LOC110439008 gene encoding uncharacterized protein isoform X1, which codes for MKFRAIKEKERKTFFTKKSHASKKDKEVKIYIGSMERHCGVLKPLKGKRLPLEVETNWTSEQVLIAGQKKVKDFNQDMEDGPYVLLYPDGSEVKNIPGTNTPFKLQLYKEAIGKAYQRITLYICTVEDFFATDCNEDSSSEDSVVQVKFTSHSQHDENDTLIWDSADEAGSSSHQYYLSKVKRTFSEVQVLHKIIFGCSFFRPPDHSLPVQEQEAGKIRTNIQEHVRDQQKCYTNYTRLYAPIVIESDSEGSDQSTQHVEEEWISDAISAADIVSDLSQKIIRTSCSRFNINRANIWDGAVRGFKRASYDPLHDMLVKFTGDEGSTEDAVDTGGPKREFLTLLIDCLKARRIFDGPENGRFLTFNNAAFREDEYFLAGRMIAVSIVHGGPGPRFLSNMLYDYLIGRTDINGTVEDVTDETMKAALIEISSAESLDELHALIEKYESLLQTAGCFDFPQSVKGKDNIVKDFILWYIIYRNQYSVQRFRDGLSTLDVINALEQHPIAFRPYMCYSVDSLTSVSLEDVFKPQLSEPGSTRRQEETRILGYWRDYLLDTGDKGLNIIFYCC